AGCTTAAGAATGTTCTTGCCCAAACCGCTCACGAGGTCGCGCTCGCTCAGGCGCTCGAGCTGACCCTCCAGCCGAAACTGGATGCCGTTACGGTCTTCGACTGCTATTCCCGCCGTCTCGAGGCTGCTGAGAAGAAGCTTGAGGTTGTTGCCGTATTCGTCGCCGACGTTTATCACGCTGCCCGGCGTGCTGCCAGGAAGGTGTTCGAGCGCCTGCTTGAACTCCTGGTACTTCTCGAGCCTCAGCATCAGTTGCGCCTCGACATCGGTGCGCACGTCGCGAATCAGCTCGCGCACCTCCCTGATGAAATGCGCATCGTCCGGCTTGCGAATCTGAAGTTGGGCGACGCCGTCACGCCAGGTCGAACCGTCTACGGCGTGCGCCTCTCCCGCCCTGGTACGGGTAAGTTCCTCGACGAGTCGGCTTGCCTGGGTGTAGGCATCCCTGTTGAACCTCTGCCAGAAGGCGCGCAAGGCGACCGTTTCGGCTCCCGGTATGGCTTGCGCGCCCTGCTTGCCGCCCGCGTAAAGAGACTCACCGCGCCATAGCTCTACAAGATACGCGAGCGAGAGATCGGTCGTCGAAAGGGGGCCGGGCTCGGCAAGCTCGTAGGCGATGAGGCGCTTGCCGTCGATGAGAATGCCGCGCTGCGCCCCATGCGCCCGCAGATAGCTCTCGAGCTGAGGAAGATGAGCGGCCAGGTCCTTTGTAGCGGTGTTCTTCGACTCGACGACCGCGCATGGTTTGGGATATTCGTGGCTCGGGAGCTGCACCGTGAAGTCGGTGCGTTTGCGCCCGCCCTCGGCGCGGTTATATTTTACTTCGCTACGGCTGTAGCCGAGCGCCTCGAGCAGCGCGCTTACGACCTTGTTGTCGACGATATCGGCTTCGTCGTTGCCGCGTTCGTCCTCGGGTCGCTTGAGATAAGCGGGCAAGCTCTGACCCTGATAGAAGTCATCCTCGGCGAGCGTGCCCAAGAAGATCTCCAGAAAGCTTTCAAAATCCTTTGCCATCTAGCCCTACTATATCCTCAAGGACCGCTCTGCACCGAGAAATTCTCTGCATAGCACTATCTTTTGAGCAGATGCGCGAGAGATACTCGAGGCGAGCTAGCGCACCAGGATGAAGCGCAGGTCGTTGACGTTGGTGCGCGTCGGCCCCGTTTTGATGAGTGCGCCCGACTTCTCGAAGAGGCTGTAGGAATCGTTGTTCTCGAGGCAATGCTTGGCCGCGTCGCGCTCGACGCGCGCGAACAGGTCCGGCCCGACCAGCGCGCCCGCCGCGTCCGAAAAGCCGTCGACGCCGTCGCTGTCGGCGGCCAGCGCGTAGACGCCGTCGGGCATGCCGAGCTCGAGCGCAAAGGACAGCAGAAACTCGCTGTTGCGCCCCCCCTTGCCCTCGCCGCGGACGGTCACCGTCGTCTCGCCGCCCGAGAGCAGCGCGCAGGGACGAGGCAGGGGCTGGCCGTGGCGCAGGACCTGGCTGGCGAGGGCAGCCAAGACCTTGCCGACCTCGCGCGCCTCGCCGGTGACGGCGTCCGCGAGGATGAGCGGAGTGACGCCCTGGGACTCGAAGGCGCGCGCGGCGGCCTCGAGCGCGTCCTGGGCGGTGGCAACCAGGCGGTTTTCGACCCGCTCGAAGACGGCGTCGCCCTCCTTGGGGGTCTCGGCGAGCTCGCCCCGGGCGCCCCGTTCCAGCTGCGCCCGCGCCGCCGGAAAGTCGAGGCCGTAGCGGTCCAGGACCGCCAGCGCGTCCTCATAGGTGCTGGGGTCGGGCGCCGTGGGGCCCGAGGCGACGCTGGAGAGGTCGTCGCCCGCCACGTCGGAGATGATCAGCGAGACCACCCGCGCGGGCGCAGCCGCGGCGGCCAGGCGCCCACCCTTGAGGCTCGAGAGGTGCTTGCGCAGGGAGTTCATCTCGCGGATGTCGGCGCCGCTTCTGAGCAGCGCCTTGGTCAGCGCGGCCTTTTCCTCCAAGCTCACGCCCTCGGGCGCGGTCAGGAGCGCCGAGCCGCCGCCGGAAAGGAGACAGAGGAGCAGGTCGTTCTCGCCTAGTGAGGCGGCCAGCGCGTGAATCTCCCGCGCGGCCGCTAGGCCTGCCGCGTCGGGAACGGGATGGGCGGCTTCGATCACGCGAATGCGCGCCAGCTTCTCGCCCTCCTTCAGGCCGTGCCCGTAGCGGGTGACGACGAGACCCCCCGCCAAGCGCTCGCCCCCAAACCTGTCGCCGTAATGCCGCTCGGCGGCCAGGGCCATCGCCGCCGCGGCCTTGCCCGCGCCGACGACGACGAGGCGGCCCACCGGAGGCTCGGGAAAAACGTGAGCGGGCAGCTCGAGCGGATCGGCGGCGGCAATCGCCGCTCTAAAGGCAGCCCGGAGCAGGTTTTCACCATTCAGCTCACCATCCAGCATGCTCCCAGCATACCGCTCGAAGGGATGTCTTGGGATGTGCGCGCCCTGCAACCTGGACGGGCGAGCGGGCGTATGATGGCGCGTTGTGCCCATGATCGGCCGTTTTCCCCACTCCTTCGACGCGCTCAGCCATCCCGCCTTTCGCAACTTCTGGTTCGCCCAGGGCTTCAGCCT
The DNA window shown above is from Deinococcota bacterium and carries:
- a CDS encoding glycerate kinase, yielding MLDGELNGENLLRAAFRAAIAAADPLELPAHVFPEPPVGRLVVVGAGKAAAAMALAAERHYGDRFGGERLAGGLVVTRYGHGLKEGEKLARIRVIEAAHPVPDAAGLAAAREIHALAASLGENDLLLCLLSGGGSALLTAPEGVSLEEKAALTKALLRSGADIREMNSLRKHLSSLKGGRLAAAAAPARVVSLIISDVAGDDLSSVASGPTAPDPSTYEDALAVLDRYGLDFPAARAQLERGARGELAETPKEGDAVFERVENRLVATAQDALEAAARAFESQGVTPLILADAVTGEAREVGKVLAALASQVLRHGQPLPRPCALLSGGETTVTVRGEGKGGRNSEFLLSFALELGMPDGVYALAADSDGVDGFSDAAGALVGPDLFARVERDAAKHCLENNDSYSLFEKSGALIKTGPTRTNVNDLRFILVR